The following DNA comes from Alienimonas californiensis.
TACCTGGTGACGAATTCGCAGTACCTCGGGAAGCTCGGCTTAGCGTTGTCGAACCTGCCCCGGACGCGGCGGCAACGCCGCGCCGGCCGCCGCGCCGCCGCCAAGGCCTCCTTTTGAGACATCGCGCCGTCGAACCCCGAGCCGCTGACGCGGGCCGGACGCCCGCGGCGGGCGTCGACCTTCCTCCCGTCGCCTTCCCCCGGTCCGTCCTACTTTCGTCCTCGTTCCTTCCGCCTCCCTCGACCTTCGTCCTGATGAACAATTCCACCATTCTCGTCGCCGGCGCCGGCGGTTTTATCGGCGGCCACCTCGTCGCCGACCTGCTCCGCCGCGGGTATGAAAACGTTCGGGCGGTGGACGTGAAGCCGATGGACCGTTGGTATCAGGTCTTCCCGGAGGCGGAGAACGTCGTCGCCGACCTGAAGGAACTGTCCGCCTGCCGGGCGGCCTGCGAGGGCGCCTCGGAGGTGTATAACCTCGCCGCGGATATGGGCGGGATGGGTTTTATCGAGAACAACAAGGCCTTGTGCATGCTGTCGGTGTTGATCAACACCCACCTGCTGGAGGCCTCCCGGGAGGCGGGCGTGGATCGGTTCTTCTTCGCCAGCAGCGCCTGCGTCTACGCCGCGGACAAGCAGGTGAACGCCGACGTGATTCCCCTGAAAGAATCCGACGCCTACCCCGCGATGCCCGAGGACGGCTACGGCTGGGAGAAGCTGTTCAGCGAGCGGATGTGCCGGCACTTCCGCGAGGACTTCGGCCTGACCACCCGCGTAGCCCGGTTCCACAACGTCTACGGCCCCGAAGGCACCTGGGACGGCGGCCGCGAGAAGGCCCCCGCCGCAGTCTCCCGCAAAATCGCCGTCGCCAAGCACACCGGCGAGCCGGAAATCGAAGTCTGGGGCGACGGCACGCAGACCCGCAGCTTCATGTACATCGACGACTGCGTCGCCGGAATCGACAAGATCATGCACTCGGACATCGAAGAGCCGATCAACCTCGGTTCCGATGAATTAATCACGATCGACGGCCTCGTCGATCTGGTGGCCGATCTGGCAGACGTCGAAGTCACGAAGAAGCACCTGCTGGACAAGCCCCGCGGCGTGAACGGCCGGAACAGCGACAACACGATGATCCTGGACCGCCTCGGCTGGGAGCCGATGACCTCCCTGCGGTCCGGCATGTCGAAGACCTACGAGTGGGTCGAAGCCCAGTACCTCGCCCAGTCCGGGCAGGCCGCCGACCCGACACCGGCGACCGTTCCGTTTAAGGCCCAGCCGGAACTGGTGTAGCCCTGCCGGCGTCGCCCCGCCGTCCGTCTCGTCTCCCCCGGCCCCCGCCGCATGTCCTCCGCCGCGCCGCCCGTCAGCATCGGCCTGCCCGTGTACAACGCGGAGCGGTATCTGATGGGCTGCCTCGAGTCGCTGCTCGGCCAGACCTACGGGGACTTCGAGCTGTTCATCGCCGACAACGCCTCCGGCGACGCGACGGAAGAGCTCTGCCGCGAGGCCGCCCGGCGGGACGGACGGATTCGGTACGAGCGTCGGGAGAAGAACCACGGCGCCGTCGGGAACTTCAATTACGCCTGCGAACGGGCCCGCGGCCGCTATTTTAAGTGGGCCGCCTACGACGACCGCTGCGCCCCGACGTTTCTGGAGCGCTGCGTCGAACGGCTGGAGGAGGACGCCGGCGTGGCGTGGTGCCACCCGCTCACCCGGCATATCGGGCCGGACGGCGAGGTCGTGCCCCCGGAGGTCGACCCGGCCCTGCCGCCGGGGGCGGACAGCCACAGTCTGCTGAACCCGCCCGGCCTGCGGTACGACCGCGCCGCGGAGCGTCCGTGGCAGCGTTTCCGGGCGGTCACGCTCGGGACGACCTGGTGCTCCGACGCCTTCGGCCTGTTCCGCACCGACGCCCTCCGGCGCACGCGGCTGTATCTGCCCTGCTTCGGCGCCGAAAAGCTGCTGATGGCCGAAGTCGCCCTGCTGGGCCGCTTCGCCGAGCCGCAGGAGGTCCTGTTCGATCAACGGGTGCACCCCGGGGCGGCCAGCAATCTGAGGAACCGGTCCGCGGAGGCGGCGTTCGCGACGGGGGGCGTCGCCCGGCGGTTCTCGACGGCCCGGCTCACGCTGCTGCGGGGTTACCTCTCGGCGATCCGGCGGGCGGACCTGCCCGCCGCCGACCGCGCCCGCTGTCTGGCGACCCTGGCCCTGTACGTCGGGCAGGTCGGCAAGTGGCGCCGCGTGCTGCACCACACGCTCTCCGGCCGCGGACTGGGCGACGACACCTGGAAACGGATTGCGGCCGCCAAGAGCGTCGCCGCGGCGTCGCCCGGCCCCCGTTGACCCCGCCGCTTCCGCGCCCGGCTCGTCTGATCCGGGCCCGGCGTCCTCCGCTCCGCTTCGCTTCGTCCCGTTCGTTCTCCGCTCCAAGACGCACCGTCCCATGCCCGACCGCCCGGCCCCGCCGCTCGCCGACGTCCCCGCCCCCTTCGGCGGGGCGTTCGCCGGGCGTTCCGTGTTTGTGACCGGGCACACCGGGTTCAAGGGGAGTTGGCTCTGCCTGTGGCTGGAACGGCTGGGGGCGCAGGTGACCGGCTACGCCCTCGATCCGCCGACCGACCCGGCCCACCTGATCGTCTCCGGCGCCGCGGAGCGGCTGGTCGCCGATCACCGGGCGGACGTCCGCGACCGCAAACGCTTGGCCGCGGCGATCGACGAGGCCGACCCGGACCTCATCCTGCACCTCGCCGCCCAGACCGTCGTGCGGACCGGCTACGAGGAGCCGTTCGAGACGTTCGACGTCAACGTGATGGGCACCGCCGCGGTGCTGGACGTCGTTCGAGTCCGGTCAGCCCGGGGGGAAAAGCCGGTCTCGGTCGTCTGCGTGACCAGCGATAAATGCTACGAGAACGTGGAGCAGGTCTGGGGCTACCGCGAGACCGACGCGATGGGCGATCACGACCCCTACGGCGGCAGCAAGGGGGCGGCGGAGCTGGCGATTCGCTCCTACCGGCATTCGTTCTTCCCCTCGCACAAGCTGGCGGAGCACCGCGTGCGGCTGGCGAGCGCGCGGGCCGGCAACGTGATCGGCGGGGGCGACTGGACCCGCGACGCGCTGGTGGTGGACGTGATCGCGGCATTGAACGCCGGGGACCCCGTGCCGCTCCGCAGCCCCGGCGCCTATCGGCCGTGGCAGCACGTCTTGCAGGCGCTGGACGGCTACCTGACGCTCGCCGCCGGCCTGCTGACGGCGCCGGCGGATCGGGTCGAACCGCTCCTGAGCGGGTTCAACGTCGGTCCGCTGCCGGGACACGCCCTGTCGGTGCGGGAGGTGGTCGAGATCCTGTTCGAAGAATGGGGCGCCGGCGAGTGGACCGACGAGAGCGGCGGGAATCACCCCCGCGAAGCCGGCCTGCTGCATCTCGCGATCGATAAAGCGATGAGCGTGCTCGGCTGGAAGCCGGTCTGGGACGTGCGGGAGGCCCTGCGGCAGACGGCGCACTGGTACAAGGAGTACCGCGACGAGCCCGCCGCCGCCCGCCGCATCGGCGAGGGGCAGATCGCCCAGTACGAAGCCGCCATGCGCATGCGGCGGGACGTGACCCGGGAATTCTGACCCCCAACGCCCCTCTTCGCAGCCGATTCGACCCGACCGTTCGCTAATGGCCGACCGCGATTTGCGGAATCGTCCGCCCCAACGGACGCCTCCCCCTAACCGGGCGGCTCCGGAGGTACGGTAAAGTCTCCGCCGCCGCGCTCGCGAGTCCGTTCCGCCAGCCAGCCCGCCCGCCCCCTTGATCGCCCCGCCCCAGATTCGCACCGAGATCTCCCCTGTTTCGCCCGCGGCCCGGGCGCTGCAGCGGCGGGCCCACGACCTGATCCCCGGCGGGTGTCACACCTACGCCAAGGGGGACGATCAATTCCCGGAGAACGCCCCGCCGTTCTTCGTCCGCGGCGAAGGCTGCCACGTTTGGGACTTGGACGGGAACCGCTATATCGAATACGGCATGGGCTGCCGGGCCGTCGGCCTGGGCCACGCCTATGCGCCGGTGCTGGACGCGGTGCGGGACGCCCTGTCGCTGGGCACGAACTTCACCCGGCCGCACGTGATCGAAGTCGAGGCCGCCGAGGCCTTCCTTGAGATCGTGCCGGGGGCGGAGATGGTCAAGTTCTGCAAGAACGGCTCCGACGCCACCACCGCCGCGATCAAGCTGGCCCGGGCGGCGACCGGCCGGGACCTCGTCGCGTTGTGCGGCGATCATCCGTTCTTCTCGGTGGACGACTGGTTCATCGGCACCACGCCGATCGACGCCGGCATCCCGCAGAGCGTCAAGGCCCAGTCGCTCACCTTCCGCTATAACGACCTGGCCAGCCTGCGGGCGTTGTTCGACGCCCATCCCGGCGAGATCGCCGCGGTAATTCTCGAACCGGCCAAATACGACGCCCCCGGGGACGGCTTCCTGCATAAAGCCCAGGCCCTCTGTCGGGAGCGGGGAGCGGTTTATATCCTCGACGAGATGATCGCCGGCTTCCGCTATCACAACGGCGGCGGGCAGACGCTCTACGGAATCGAGCCGGACCTGTCCACGTTCGGCAAGGCGATGGCCAACGGCTTTTCCCTTTCAGCGCTGGCCGGCAAGCGGGAGCTGATGGAACTCGGCGGGCTGCGGCACGACACGGAGCGGGTCTTCCTGCTCTCCACCACCCACGGCGCCGAAACGCACGCCCTGGCCGCGTTCCTCGCCGTGGCGAAGATCTATCAGGACGAGCCGGTCTGCGAAACGATGGCCGACCGCGGCGACCTGCTGCGGGCCGGGATCGAGGCCGCCGCGAAGCAGCGGGGGCTCATCGAGTTCGTGCCGATATTTGGCCCCGGCTGCAACCTCGTGTTCGGCGCCTGCGGACCGGACGGACAGTCGGACCAAGCCTATCGGAGCCTGTTAATTCAGGAATTGACCAAACGCGGCGTGTTCGGCCCGTCGTTGGTCATCAGCTATTCGCACTCCGAACGCGACGTGGAGGACACCGTCGCCGCCTTCGAGGGGGCGCTGGACGTCTACGCCCGAGCGCTGGAGGACGGGGTCGAGCGCCACCTCGTCGGCCAGCCCTCGCGGGTCGTGTATCGCAAATTCAATTAGCCCCGGTCCGCTGGCCGCCCCCCCGTCCAATCCGCCGACCTTTCGCCCCGCCCCGGACGCGGGTCAGCGGGCGCTGCGCCTGGCGGAGGAACTGTTCGGCATCTATCGGGCGAAGACGGGCGAGGGCGTGCGGCGGTCGCTCGCCCTGCTGGCAGACGAATTATCGGGGGAAGGAGGCGAATGGACGGTGCACGAAGTGCCCACCGGCACGCCGATCCTCGATTGGGAGGCGCCGCCGGAGTGGAATGTCCGCGACGCCTGGATCGCCGACCCGGCCGACCCCGCCGCCGGCCGGATTGTCGATTTTCGGCGCTGCAATCTGCACGTCCTCAGCGGGTCCGCCCCGGTCGATCGCCGCGTGCCGTGGTCGGAGCTGAAGGAGCATCTCGATACGGCGCCGGACCGCCCGGCCGACGTCCCGTTCCGCACCTGCGAACCGGGGGCGCGGTGGGGGTTCTGCGTCTCGCAGGAGCAATACGACGCCCTCGCCGCCCGCGGGGAGCGGGACTATGCGGTGCGAATCGACGCGACCGTCGCCCCCGGCTCCCTCACCTATGCCGAGTGGTTCCTCCCGGCCGACGCCCCCAAATGGCCGGGGAACGAACCGGCGGAAGTCCTGATTTCCACGCACGTCTGCCACCCGGCGCTGGCGCACGACGGCGTCAGCGGGATGGCCGTCGCCGCGGAGTTGGCCCGGACGCTCGCCGCCCGGCCCGGGCGGCGGTTCGGGTATCGCCTGTTATTCGTCCCGGCGACGGTCGGGGCGATCGCCTGGCTGGCCGCGAACCGGGACCGGCTGCTCGGGGACGGGGCGGACCGCATTGCCGCCGGGCTGACGTTGGCCTGCTGCGGGGACGACGGCCCGTTCACGCTGCGGCGCTCCCGCCGCGGGGACGCAATCATCGACCGGGCCGCGGCGGTCGTGTTGAACCACCGGGACGAGCCGTCCGAACTGCGGGACTTCGCCCCCTTCGGCTACGACCAGCGGCAGTATTGCTCGCCGGGGTTCAACCTGCCGATCGCCGGGCTGACCCGCACGCCGGACGGGGAGTACCCGCAATATCACACCTCCGCGGACGACCTGTCGCTGCTGTCGGCGGCGGGATTGGGGGGGACTGTTGGGGTCTGCGCCGCAATTTTCGACGTGCTGGAGGCCAATCGGACCTACGTTAATCGTAAGCCGTACGGAGAACCGCGGCTCGGCCCCAGCGGTCTGTACGCCGCGTTCGGGTCCGATCCCGCCTCCGCCGCGGCCCAGCGGGCCGTGCAGTGGGTGTTGAACCTCAGCGACGGCCGGCATTCGCTGCTGGACGTCGCGGAACGCTCCGGCCTGCCCTTCCCCGCCGTCGCCCGGGCCGCCGCCGCCCTGAGCGCCCACAATTTTCTGACCGAACCCGCGGCGGGCGACCGTCGCCCCCGTCCCGCCCGCTTCGCCCTCCCCGCGACTTCATGTCCACGATGACCCTGCCCGCCCCCGCGTCTTCGCCCGCCGCCGACGCGTCGGTCTCCGTCGATCGTCCCTGCCGGTTCTGCGCCGCCCCGGTGCGGCAACTCGTGGTGGACCTCGGCATGTCGCCGCTGTGCGAGAACTTCCTCACCCGGGACGAATTGAACCGGATGGAGCCGTTCTATCCGCTGTCGGCGTGGGTCTGCGAAAAATGCCTGCTCGTGCAGGTCGAGGAGTTCGTCAGCGGGCGGGAGATCTTCGGCGGGGAGTACGCCTACTTCAGTTCGTTCAGCGATTCCTGGCTGCAGTTCTCCCGGGAGTACGCCGACCGCATGATCGACCGGCTGAATCTCGGTTCCGACAGCTTCGTGCTGGAACTGGCCAGCAACGACGGCTACCTGCTGAAGAACTTCGTCGAGCGGGGCGTTCCCTGCCTCGGAATCGAACCGGCGGCGAACTGCGCCGCGGCGGCAGAGAAGATCGGCGTGCCCAGCCGGGTCGAATACTTCGGCGTGGAGGTCGCGGAGAGACTCGCCGCGGAGGGGATCTCCGCGGACCTGCTGATCGCCAATAACTGCGCCGCCCACGTGCCGGACCTGAACGACTTCATCGGCGGGATGAAGCGGGTCCTGAAGCCCGGCGGGACGATCACCGTCGAGGTCGCCCACTGGCTGAACATGTTCGAGCAGACGCAGTTCGACCAGATTTATCAGGAGCATTACTGCTACTTCTCCCTCCTGACCCTGCGGGAGGTGTTCGCCGCCCACGGCATGACGCTGTACGACGTGGACGAGATCCCCACCCACGGCGGGTCGCTGCGGGTCTACGCCCGCCACGAAGACGCGGATTATCAGGGCGAACCGCTGCCCGTGACCGCCGCCGTCGAGGCGCTGTGCGACCGGGAGCGGTCCATCGGCCTGGCGGAGATGCGCACCTACGAGGACTACGGCCGCCGTGTGGAGCGAGTGAAGCGGGACCTGCTGGACTTTCTGATCACGGCGAAGCGCAACGGGAAAACCGTCGTCGGCTACGGGGCGCCCGGCAAGGGCAACACGCTGCTGAACTACTGCGGCATCCGCGAGGACTTCCTCGACTACGTCGTCGACCGCAACCCGTACAAGCACGGCAAGTTCCTGCCCGGCACGCACATCCCGGTTCACCCGACCGAGCGTATCGCCGAGACGAAACCGGACTACGTTCTGATCCTGCCGTGGAACCTGCGGCCCGAAATCAGCGCCCAGTTGGAGTACGTTCGGGAGTGGGGGGCCAAACTGGTCGTCCCGATTCCGGAGTTGGACGTCTTCTGAACGTCGCCCGCTCCGCCCCCTTCCCGCCGCCGTTCCCCTCCCACAATAATTATTAGCGCCATGAAGGTCGTTCTGTTCTGCGGCGGATTCGGGATGCGGCTGCGGGAGTATTCGGAGTCGGTCCCCAAGCCGCTGGTCGAGATCGGCGATCGGCCGATCCTGTGGCACATCATGAAGTACTACGCCCACTTCGGGCACACGGACTTCATCCTCTGCCTGGGGTGGCGGGCGCGGGCGTTCAAGCGGTACTTCCTGGAGTACGACGAGTGCGTCTCCAACGACTTCACGCTGTCGTTCGGCCCGGAACGCCGCGGACTGGCCGACCGCCGCGGCGGGGACGCGCCCGTCGAAGGCCGGGCGGACGCCGCCGGCGCCGAGAGCGGCCGGCGACATAGCCGGCGGGTGCAACTCGCCGCCCGGGACCTGCACGACTGGAATATCACGTTCGTCGACACCGGCACGACCTCCTCCATCGGCGAGCGCCTGCGGGCCGTGCGGCCCCATCTGGAGGGCGAGGAAACCTTCCTGGCCAACTACGCCGACGGCCTGTCCGACGTGAACTTGGACTCCCTGATCAGCTTCCACAAGCGTCAGCGGGCCGCCGTCACCTTTATGACGGTCAAGCCGTCGCAGACGTTCCACACGGTCGATATGGCCGAGGACGGCCGCGTGCGGGAATTAAAAGCCGTCACCGACACGGAGACCTGGATCAACGCCGGGTTTTTCGTGCTGAACCATGAGGTGTTCGACGTGCTGGGGCCGGGCGAGGATCTGGTGGCCGAGCCGATCGACCGGCTGGCGAAGGCCGGCAAGGTGTCGGCGTTGAAACACGACGGCTTTTTCGGGTGCATGGACACCTTCAAGGAAAAGCAGATGCTCGACGACCTGTACGCCGGCGGCCAGGCGCCGTGGGAACTGTGGCGCCAGAGCCCCGCGGCGACCGAGGCCGACGGGCCCAGCCTGTTCCCGGCCGCCGCCTGACCCCTGCCGCGATCGCATGTTTCACCCGTCCCTCACCGGCCTGCGCGAGGTGTTGTGCCTCGGCGCCCATTCGGACGACATCGAAATCGGCTGCGGCGGCACGCTGTTGCGATTGATCGCCACGAACCCCGGCCTGCGGATCACCTGGGTCGTGTTCAGCGGGGCGGACGATGAAGTCCGCCGAGAAGAGGCGCTTCGCGGAGCCGAATTGTTTTGCGCCGGGGCGCCCGAACCGACGGTGCACGTCGAGGGGTTCCGCGACGGCTATTTTCCGTTCAATAGTCAGTTGAAAGACCGCTTCCGGGCGCTGGCGGGGGCGGTCAATCCGGACCTGATCTTCACCCATCGCCGGGACGACGCCCATCAGGACCACCGGGCGCTGGCGGACCTGACGTGGCAGCACTTCCGGAACCATCTGACGCTGGAATACGAGATCCCGAAGTACGAGGGGGACCTTGGCCAGCCGAACCTGTTCGTCCCGCTGGACCGGACGACGGCGGAGCGGAAGGTCGAACTGCTGAACGAAATCTTCGCCTCGCAGCGGACCCGGGCGTGGTTCACGCCGGACACGTTCCGGGCGACGCTGCGGCTCCGCGGGATCGAGGCGAACGCCGACGGCGGCTTCGCGGAAGGCTTTCACGTGCGGAAGATCGTGCTGTGACGCAGGCGGCCGACGCCCCGCCCGACGCGACTGCCGACGCCCCGCCCAACACCGTCGGCCCGTTTCGCGGCGTGCGATCGTTGGTCGAGCGGGCGCTGTCCGATCCGGCGTTGGCGATCGCGGATCAGGCGGCGGTTTCGGGCACGCGGTTCGTCACCACCGTGACGGTCGGCCGCTTCGCGGGGGCGGAGGAACTGGGCGTCTACGCCCTGGCGACCGCCGGCCTGATCCTCGCCGGCTGCGTGCAGGAATCGATCGTCACCAAACCCTACACCGTGCTGCGGACCGGCCGCGGCGACCGGCGGTACGCCGGCAGCGCGCTGGCCTTTCACCTCCTCTTCGGACTCGGGCTGGCGGGGGCCCTGCTGATCGCGGCGGCGGTGTGCGGGGCGGCGGGGGCCCCGGGGGCGGGGCTCGTGCTGGCCTGCCTGGCGGGCGTGGCGCCGCTGACGCTGTTGTGGGAATTCGCCCGGCGGATGAGCTTCGCCCACCTGCGATTCCGCAGCGCGCTGGCGGTGGACGGCGGGCTCGGGGCGCTGCAACTGTCCGGGCTGGCGGCGCTGGCGCTGGCGGGGTCGCTGAACGCCCTCACGGCGTTGGCGGTCGTCGGCGCCGCGGCGGCGCTGGCGGGCGGAACCTGGCTGGCGCTGCGGCGGAGGCAGTTCGCGCCGCGGCGGACGCGGCTGCGGTCGGACTGGGGCCGCAACTGGCGCTTCGGCCGGTGGGTTCTCGCGGGGCAGCTTTGCGGCACCTCGGCGAACGGCGCCCCGCAGTGGATCCTCGCGGCGACCGCGGGCGTCGCCGCCGCCGGTCTGTACGCCGGCGCCCAGAACGTCGTGCTGCTGTGCAACCCGCTGATCCTGGCGATGGCCAGCCTGCTGGTGCCGCAAACCGCGGAGGCCCGGCGCTCCGGCGGGACGGCGGCGGTGCGGCGGGTCGTCCTGCGGGCGGCGGCGCTGCTGGCGGCGGTCGCCGGGCTGTTCTGGCTCGGGCTGCTGCTCTTCGGCGGGACGCTGCTCCGACAGATCTACGGAGCGGAGTTCGCCGGCGCCGGGTCGGCGATTCGCGTGCTCGGGCTGGCTCCGCTCGCCTGGTCGTTCATCGTCGCCTTCGAGGCCGGCCTGTCGGCGATCGATCGGCCGGACCTCAGCTTTCGCGCCATTCTGGTCGGCCTGATCGTGACCGCCGCCGGCGCCGCCGCACTCTCCGGACCGTTCGGCCCGGCGGGCGCCGCGGCGGGGCTGGCGCTGGGCGCCGCCGTGTCGGCGGCCGTGCTCGCATTCGACTTTCTCCGCCTGACGTCGATCGCGGCCGCGGTGCCGCCGGAGTCCGTGTGACCGGCGCCGGGTCCGTCTCCGCCGAGCGGTTCGCGGCGGGGGCGAGGAAGCAGGCGAGCCCGGCCGCCCCGCGGGGCGCAGTGCTCACCGCCGGCCGGATTCGGCCGCGGCGTCGTTGTCCGGATCGGCCTCGGGATCGTCGGCCGGCGGGGCGGCGAGGGGCTCGGGGGATTCGCCGCG
Coding sequences within:
- a CDS encoding NAD-dependent epimerase/dehydratase family protein encodes the protein MNNSTILVAGAGGFIGGHLVADLLRRGYENVRAVDVKPMDRWYQVFPEAENVVADLKELSACRAACEGASEVYNLAADMGGMGFIENNKALCMLSVLINTHLLEASREAGVDRFFFASSACVYAADKQVNADVIPLKESDAYPAMPEDGYGWEKLFSERMCRHFREDFGLTTRVARFHNVYGPEGTWDGGREKAPAAVSRKIAVAKHTGEPEIEVWGDGTQTRSFMYIDDCVAGIDKIMHSDIEEPINLGSDELITIDGLVDLVADLADVEVTKKHLLDKPRGVNGRNSDNTMILDRLGWEPMTSLRSGMSKTYEWVEAQYLAQSGQAADPTPATVPFKAQPELV
- a CDS encoding glycosyltransferase family 2 protein, producing the protein MSSAAPPVSIGLPVYNAERYLMGCLESLLGQTYGDFELFIADNASGDATEELCREAARRDGRIRYERREKNHGAVGNFNYACERARGRYFKWAAYDDRCAPTFLERCVERLEEDAGVAWCHPLTRHIGPDGEVVPPEVDPALPPGADSHSLLNPPGLRYDRAAERPWQRFRAVTLGTTWCSDAFGLFRTDALRRTRLYLPCFGAEKLLMAEVALLGRFAEPQEVLFDQRVHPGAASNLRNRSAEAAFATGGVARRFSTARLTLLRGYLSAIRRADLPAADRARCLATLALYVGQVGKWRRVLHHTLSGRGLGDDTWKRIAAAKSVAAASPGPR
- the rfbG gene encoding CDP-glucose 4,6-dehydratase is translated as MPDRPAPPLADVPAPFGGAFAGRSVFVTGHTGFKGSWLCLWLERLGAQVTGYALDPPTDPAHLIVSGAAERLVADHRADVRDRKRLAAAIDEADPDLILHLAAQTVVRTGYEEPFETFDVNVMGTAAVLDVVRVRSARGEKPVSVVCVTSDKCYENVEQVWGYRETDAMGDHDPYGGSKGAAELAIRSYRHSFFPSHKLAEHRVRLASARAGNVIGGGDWTRDALVVDVIAALNAGDPVPLRSPGAYRPWQHVLQALDGYLTLAAGLLTAPADRVEPLLSGFNVGPLPGHALSVREVVEILFEEWGAGEWTDESGGNHPREAGLLHLAIDKAMSVLGWKPVWDVREALRQTAHWYKEYRDEPAAARRIGEGQIAQYEAAMRMRRDVTREF
- a CDS encoding glutamate-1-semialdehyde 2,1-aminomutase, coding for MSPVSPAARALQRRAHDLIPGGCHTYAKGDDQFPENAPPFFVRGEGCHVWDLDGNRYIEYGMGCRAVGLGHAYAPVLDAVRDALSLGTNFTRPHVIEVEAAEAFLEIVPGAEMVKFCKNGSDATTAAIKLARAATGRDLVALCGDHPFFSVDDWFIGTTPIDAGIPQSVKAQSLTFRYNDLASLRALFDAHPGEIAAVILEPAKYDAPGDGFLHKAQALCRERGAVYILDEMIAGFRYHNGGGQTLYGIEPDLSTFGKAMANGFSLSALAGKRELMELGGLRHDTERVFLLSTTHGAETHALAAFLAVAKIYQDEPVCETMADRGDLLRAGIEAAAKQRGLIEFVPIFGPGCNLVFGACGPDGQSDQAYRSLLIQELTKRGVFGPSLVISYSHSERDVEDTVAAFEGALDVYARALEDGVERHLVGQPSRVVYRKFN
- a CDS encoding DUF4910 domain-containing protein, which encodes MAAPPSNPPTFRPAPDAGQRALRLAEELFGIYRAKTGEGVRRSLALLADELSGEGGEWTVHEVPTGTPILDWEAPPEWNVRDAWIADPADPAAGRIVDFRRCNLHVLSGSAPVDRRVPWSELKEHLDTAPDRPADVPFRTCEPGARWGFCVSQEQYDALAARGERDYAVRIDATVAPGSLTYAEWFLPADAPKWPGNEPAEVLISTHVCHPALAHDGVSGMAVAAELARTLAARPGRRFGYRLLFVPATVGAIAWLAANRDRLLGDGADRIAAGLTLACCGDDGPFTLRRSRRGDAIIDRAAAVVLNHRDEPSELRDFAPFGYDQRQYCSPGFNLPIAGLTRTPDGEYPQYHTSADDLSLLSAAGLGGTVGVCAAIFDVLEANRTYVNRKPYGEPRLGPSGLYAAFGSDPASAAAQRAVQWVLNLSDGRHSLLDVAERSGLPFPAVARAAAALSAHNFLTEPAAGDRRPRPARFALPATSCPR
- a CDS encoding class I SAM-dependent methyltransferase, with the protein product MTLPAPASSPAADASVSVDRPCRFCAAPVRQLVVDLGMSPLCENFLTRDELNRMEPFYPLSAWVCEKCLLVQVEEFVSGREIFGGEYAYFSSFSDSWLQFSREYADRMIDRLNLGSDSFVLELASNDGYLLKNFVERGVPCLGIEPAANCAAAAEKIGVPSRVEYFGVEVAERLAAEGISADLLIANNCAAHVPDLNDFIGGMKRVLKPGGTITVEVAHWLNMFEQTQFDQIYQEHYCYFSLLTLREVFAAHGMTLYDVDEIPTHGGSLRVYARHEDADYQGEPLPVTAAVEALCDRERSIGLAEMRTYEDYGRRVERVKRDLLDFLITAKRNGKTVVGYGAPGKGNTLLNYCGIREDFLDYVVDRNPYKHGKFLPGTHIPVHPTERIAETKPDYVLILPWNLRPEISAQLEYVREWGAKLVVPIPELDVF
- a CDS encoding sugar phosphate nucleotidyltransferase, encoding MKVVLFCGGFGMRLREYSESVPKPLVEIGDRPILWHIMKYYAHFGHTDFILCLGWRARAFKRYFLEYDECVSNDFTLSFGPERRGLADRRGGDAPVEGRADAAGAESGRRHSRRVQLAARDLHDWNITFVDTGTTSSIGERLRAVRPHLEGEETFLANYADGLSDVNLDSLISFHKRQRAAVTFMTVKPSQTFHTVDMAEDGRVRELKAVTDTETWINAGFFVLNHEVFDVLGPGEDLVAEPIDRLAKAGKVSALKHDGFFGCMDTFKEKQMLDDLYAGGQAPWELWRQSPAATEADGPSLFPAAA
- a CDS encoding PIG-L deacetylase family protein; amino-acid sequence: MFHPSLTGLREVLCLGAHSDDIEIGCGGTLLRLIATNPGLRITWVVFSGADDEVRREEALRGAELFCAGAPEPTVHVEGFRDGYFPFNSQLKDRFRALAGAVNPDLIFTHRRDDAHQDHRALADLTWQHFRNHLTLEYEIPKYEGDLGQPNLFVPLDRTTAERKVELLNEIFASQRTRAWFTPDTFRATLRLRGIEANADGGFAEGFHVRKIVL
- a CDS encoding oligosaccharide flippase family protein, whose product is MTQAADAPPDATADAPPNTVGPFRGVRSLVERALSDPALAIADQAAVSGTRFVTTVTVGRFAGAEELGVYALATAGLILAGCVQESIVTKPYTVLRTGRGDRRYAGSALAFHLLFGLGLAGALLIAAAVCGAAGAPGAGLVLACLAGVAPLTLLWEFARRMSFAHLRFRSALAVDGGLGALQLSGLAALALAGSLNALTALAVVGAAAALAGGTWLALRRRQFAPRRTRLRSDWGRNWRFGRWVLAGQLCGTSANGAPQWILAATAGVAAAGLYAGAQNVVLLCNPLILAMASLLVPQTAEARRSGGTAAVRRVVLRAAALLAAVAGLFWLGLLLFGGTLLRQIYGAEFAGAGSAIRVLGLAPLAWSFIVAFEAGLSAIDRPDLSFRAILVGLIVTAAGAAALSGPFGPAGAAAGLALGAAVSAAVLAFDFLRLTSIAAAVPPESV